Proteins encoded within one genomic window of Pygocentrus nattereri isolate fPygNat1 chromosome 9, fPygNat1.pri, whole genome shotgun sequence:
- the eno1a gene encoding enolase 1a, (alpha) isoform X1, whose amino-acid sequence MSILKIHAREIFDSRGNPTVEVDLYTKKGLFRAAVPSGASTGIYEALELRDNDKTRYLGKGVSKAVEHINKTIAPALVSQSVSVLEQEKIDKLMLDMDGTDNKSKFGANAILGVSLAVCKAGAAEKGVPLYRHIADLAGNPEVILPVPAFNVINGGSHAGNKLAMQEFMILPIGASSFKEAMRIGAEVYHNLKNVIKEKYGKDATNVGDEGGFAPNILENKEALELLKTAISKAGYTDKIVIGMDVAASEFYKGGKYDLDFKSPDDPSRYISPDQLADLYKSFVKDYPVVSIEDPFDQDDWEAWSKFTGSTSIQVVGDDLTVTNPKRIAKAVSDKACNCLLLKVNQIGSVMESLQACKLAQSNGWGVMVSHRSGETEDTFIADLVVGLCTGQIKTGAPCRSERLAKYNQLLRIEEELGDKARFAGKNFRRPI is encoded by the exons AG GTCTCTTCAGAGCTGCAGTGCCCAGCGGTGCTTCCACTGGTATCTATGAGGCCCTCGAGCTCCGTGACAATGACAAGACCCGTTATTTGGGCAAAG GTGTCTCAAAAGCTGTTGAGCATATCAATAAAACAATTGCACCTGCTCTGGTTAGCCAG AGCGTGTCTGTCCTGGAGCAGGAGAAGATTGACAAACTGATGCTTGATATGGATGGCACAGACAACAAAT CAAAGTTCGGTGCCAATGCCATCCTGGGTGTGTCCCTGGCTGTGTGCAAGGCTGGAGCTGCAGAGAAAGGCGTCCCGCTCTACCGCCACATCGCTGACCTCGCTGGAAACCCAGAGGTCATCCTCCCAGTCCCT GCTTTCAACGTTATCAACGGTGGTTCTCATGCTGGCAACAAGCTGGCCATGCAGGAGTTTATGATCCTGCCTATTGGGGCCAGCAGCTTCAAAGAGGCCATGCGCATTGGTGCTGAGGTCTACCACAACCTGAAGAACGTTATCAAGGAGAAGTATGGAAAGGACGCCACCAATGTGGGAGATGAGGGTGGCTTTGCTCCCAACATTCTGGAAAACAAAGAGG CTCTTGAGCTGCTGAAGACGGCCATCAGTAAGGCTGGCTACACTGACAAGATTGTTATTGGCATGGATGTGGCTGCATCAGAGTTCTACAAGGGCGGCAAGTATGACCTGGACTTTAAGTCACCTGATGACCCCAGCCGTTACATCTCTCCTGACCAGCTGGCTGACCTCTACAAGAGCTTTGTGAAGGATTATCCAG TTGTCTCCATCGAGGATCCCTTTGACCAGGATGACTGGGAGGCCTGGTCCAAGTTCACCGGCAGCACAAGCATCCAGGTGGTGGGTGATGACCTGACTGTGACCAACCCCAAGCGCATTGCTAAGGCCGTGTCAGACAAGGCCTGCAACTGCCTGTTGCTCAAGGTCAACCAGATCGGCTCTGTCATGGAGTCCCTGCAGGC TTGCAAGCTTGCACAGTCCAATGGCTGGGGTGTGATGGTCAGCCATCGCTCTGGAGAGACTGAGGACACCTTCATTGCTGACCTGGTGGTTGGCCTCTGCACTGGCCAG ATCAAGACTGGCGCCCCCTGCCGATCAGAACGTCTGGCCAAGTACAATCAGCTGCTAAG GATTGAGGAGGAGCTTGGAGACAAGGCCCGCTTTGCCGGCAAGAACTTCAGGAGGCCTATCTGA
- the eno1a gene encoding enolase 1a, (alpha) isoform X2, with product MSILKIHAREIFDSRGNPTVEVDLYTKKGLFRAAVPSGASTGIYEALELRDNDKTRYLGKGVKRAVKYVNEFLAPALCNQSVSVLEQEKIDKLMLDMDGTDNKSKFGANAILGVSLAVCKAGAAEKGVPLYRHIADLAGNPEVILPVPAFNVINGGSHAGNKLAMQEFMILPIGASSFKEAMRIGAEVYHNLKNVIKEKYGKDATNVGDEGGFAPNILENKEALELLKTAISKAGYTDKIVIGMDVAASEFYKGGKYDLDFKSPDDPSRYISPDQLADLYKSFVKDYPVVSIEDPFDQDDWEAWSKFTGSTSIQVVGDDLTVTNPKRIAKAVSDKACNCLLLKVNQIGSVMESLQACKLAQSNGWGVMVSHRSGETEDTFIADLVVGLCTGQIKTGAPCRSERLAKYNQLLRIEEELGDKARFAGKNFRRPI from the exons AG GTCTCTTCAGAGCTGCAGTGCCCAGCGGTGCTTCCACTGGTATCTATGAGGCCCTCGAGCTCCGTGACAATGACAAGACCCGTTATTTGGGCAAAG GGGTGAAAAGAgctgtaaaatatgtaaatgagttcttgGCCCCAGCTTTGTGTAATCAG AGCGTGTCTGTCCTGGAGCAGGAGAAGATTGACAAACTGATGCTTGATATGGATGGCACAGACAACAAAT CAAAGTTCGGTGCCAATGCCATCCTGGGTGTGTCCCTGGCTGTGTGCAAGGCTGGAGCTGCAGAGAAAGGCGTCCCGCTCTACCGCCACATCGCTGACCTCGCTGGAAACCCAGAGGTCATCCTCCCAGTCCCT GCTTTCAACGTTATCAACGGTGGTTCTCATGCTGGCAACAAGCTGGCCATGCAGGAGTTTATGATCCTGCCTATTGGGGCCAGCAGCTTCAAAGAGGCCATGCGCATTGGTGCTGAGGTCTACCACAACCTGAAGAACGTTATCAAGGAGAAGTATGGAAAGGACGCCACCAATGTGGGAGATGAGGGTGGCTTTGCTCCCAACATTCTGGAAAACAAAGAGG CTCTTGAGCTGCTGAAGACGGCCATCAGTAAGGCTGGCTACACTGACAAGATTGTTATTGGCATGGATGTGGCTGCATCAGAGTTCTACAAGGGCGGCAAGTATGACCTGGACTTTAAGTCACCTGATGACCCCAGCCGTTACATCTCTCCTGACCAGCTGGCTGACCTCTACAAGAGCTTTGTGAAGGATTATCCAG TTGTCTCCATCGAGGATCCCTTTGACCAGGATGACTGGGAGGCCTGGTCCAAGTTCACCGGCAGCACAAGCATCCAGGTGGTGGGTGATGACCTGACTGTGACCAACCCCAAGCGCATTGCTAAGGCCGTGTCAGACAAGGCCTGCAACTGCCTGTTGCTCAAGGTCAACCAGATCGGCTCTGTCATGGAGTCCCTGCAGGC TTGCAAGCTTGCACAGTCCAATGGCTGGGGTGTGATGGTCAGCCATCGCTCTGGAGAGACTGAGGACACCTTCATTGCTGACCTGGTGGTTGGCCTCTGCACTGGCCAG ATCAAGACTGGCGCCCCCTGCCGATCAGAACGTCTGGCCAAGTACAATCAGCTGCTAAG GATTGAGGAGGAGCTTGGAGACAAGGCCCGCTTTGCCGGCAAGAACTTCAGGAGGCCTATCTGA